The Betta splendens chromosome 24, fBetSpl5.4, whole genome shotgun sequence DNA window AATGCAAACGTTGGCCTTCTTCCAGCTCCGACGTGTTCTTGTAATGAGCCCGACAAACGTCTACAGCGGCAGCCGCTGATCTTTACTCAGGGCTCAGTGTGCGACTCGCCATTAGTTGATTCCTCCAAATTGTGCCATCAGAGATAGCCGTCTCCATTACACAGCGCCGCCTTTACCTGGAGTCACTGCTTCATATTCATATAGAGATAAGGACGGCGCAGCATGTGCAGCATCCATTAATCACCCAGCCACAGTTGACGGTGGGAGCTGTCACCAGCAGATAAACAGAAATGAGGGCCGCGTCTGCTCTGGGGTGGAGGTCGTGAAAGCAGCTGCTTGTCCTCTGAGTCCGTGTTTTCATTTCTTGGCTGTTCGCTGCGTCTTCATCCTCGTCTCGGTCGCCAACAGCAGCCTGTGCAGGTCGCAGCTTCATCTTAATTTGCtctacagctgcagcctggatcGTTAGTTTATTACAGCAGTTTGTTGTCGGCCTCGCTCTGATCTTCAGTTCGTTAAACGTGCTAAACGTGAACCCGAGCCTCTGCAGTGTTCTGCATTCGGGTTCCAGCCTGGTGATCGGCTCAGTTTTCGAATAGGAAGTGTTCCCAGTTCAGGAAAGGGTTTTATTCAAGGCACGTTTGTTGAATAACTAGGACAATGTTTCTGGAAAGTGATGTTGCTGCTGAattttttaaagtattttttccCCATCGCTCTGAGCATCACAACAAAATCCCATTTCCCTCCATCCTACCTCGGTGGGAACGAGTCTCAGACGTGATATTTTCGAATCAAACCCCTCCACATGGAAAAAAATACAGGCTGTAAATATAAGAAGGGGCCTTTGTTTGcgtgtgaagagtcagagttTTTCAGGCGACGGCAGCGCGTTACAGCGGCGGCCGGCGCAAACCGGTCGTCGAGGGCGACCCTCGGCAGCACAAGACGCCTTTATGAGGGACTGCAGCGAACAGCAGCGGCCCCGTTTGCTCACCATCCATCACCGCGGCACAGCAATTTACCCAAACAGCCGAGTGGTGTCAAAACCAGCGGCGAGACACAAACAAGCGAGGAAAATGTCCCCGAACTGTAAGCGTGGGGGCGGAGGGCGAGCGGATAAGCAACTTCTCAAATCCAGATTACTGCTGCAGCGGACGTCGGCGCCGGGCACGCGTGGGCCCCGTGTGAATGTGGCGCCGGGGAGAAGAAGCTGCCCAAACCGGCTTGTTAGGGGCGAGAGGGGGGATTCATCAGCGCACGAGATCAGGCCTGACAGAGGAGCTCGTTaaccgcggcgccggcgccgagaGGGCGGCTCGTTAGCGAGAAGCGCCGGCGGCCGCTCCGTCCGAGCTGGTCTCACCAGATGGCCGCCTGTCCCGCTGCCCACATTAATCAGTGACTAATCATGTTGTGCGCGTGTTCACTTCATTAAATCACACGGAGGCAATGGTTCCAGTCGTGGTTTGACTTTGTCACAGTTTGATATCTGAAACGTCGCATCACGCAGAGCCAGAGTCTGATTCACTGGGGGTGGAGGTCGTCCATTTTCGTTCAGGGCCCAGAACGCTGCTTCAACATTGCCCCCTGCTGGTGCAGCTGCACCCAGAACGTGACGTTTGCCCATCACTTGCAGCTCAGCAGACTGGTTTTGTGTGtcacttattaaaaaaaaaaaaaaacagtcacccTGACTCAGCCACACGCTGTTACAGCAAACTCAGACGTGGGAGTTCTTTTCAGTGACACTTCAACCAAATACAAGGAAATATTTCACGCAATTCAATCGCACGCATATTGAAATTAAAAGTATTGTTGCGTGCTGGGAATCCATCCACAGCTGATGCCATTAAAGTAAATGTCTATTAGAACTCATTAAATTAAGAGAAGCAGAGCTGGAAAAGGAACGGATGCAATCAGACTGGAAGATATGGATGAATGTATTTAGTAGATTTTTAGGCATAGATGCCTGATTTCTAGCAGAAGTAGATGTTTAACTTCCAAAAAATATCTTAAGGGTCATTCAAGTTTGGATAAAAGGCAAACTTCCACCCCCGTGTACGAGTCTGAAACTGTCTGATTCTGAGAAAAAGCACACAAGCAAGTGATACATGTACAAATGGCTTCATTTAATATGTATTTCACAATCCAAGAAGTTAGACAAATGTACAGGAATTATTttgccattttattttttgttcttcacattATTGCTTTACAGTAAAATGCATTGGTTGGATATGTCCAGTATAGCAAGACAATACATTCATAAGTTATACAGATGTCCTCAGTAATGTTTGATAGTAACTAactttacattaaatatatttttttaatcatctaTTATTCTGGACGAACGACTGTCACATCACATTGAGCTCACAGTGCATCAGGTCGCATTCGATCAAGAAATACATACCGGCCCTCGCTTGCGTTCTATCGCGTGTGCGTTTAGTTTGTACATGGTTTCCATTCAGTCTGGACGTATGCAGAGCTGCACCAGGTTCGTCGCCCGAAAGCTATTTTAATTTTTCACCTCcttctaaaaaagaaaaaaaaaagtcacttaGTAACAAAGACGCAAGTCAGACGCCGCGAAGGGAAAAGCAAGTCGTCGTCTTCCCCTGTTGTGGTTCCGCCACTCAAACCCAAAGTCCAGGACACGACCACACCAGCGACTCCGATACGGTACAAACGTGCCttccaagaaaaaaaacaaataaaaaacaacgaGTCCTGTATGTACAGAAGACCCCCTGCaggggcagaggaggaagctgggtGGAAAGGACACGGCGGGAGTGTGGTCGAGTCTGACCCAGCGGGCTCACATCCAGCCAGTAAACAGTTCTGAACTCTGGCCGAGCAGCTCAAAGTAGGTCCAAAAGTCTGCGGGCTCCAGGATCAGGAGGAGTCTGAGCTGTGGAgggtccgtccgtccgtcccggTCCGCGTCCCCCCCGCCCGTCAGGGTTGGTGGAGACTTAATGCCCTTGTGCAGGAGCGGCCGGGAGGGGAGGCGGCAGCGAGCGGCTAAGCTAGGTGTGCGTCCGACGTCCCACAAAGCTGCAACATCTGCAACATCTGTGCAGCTGATCAGTTCGtcagctgccacacacacacacacacacacacacacacctgtgagcTCACACAGTAATACTAGACAAACCAACACCACCATCTCCACAGGACCCCCTGTCTGTATATGGCGTTCTTGCAGGGGCCCACCGTTACATCAACTCTTTACAGTGATATTGCATATACAAGTGCCTCCCGCCAACAACGGCAGAGGGAGAATTTCAACGCGTTCCGCTCCCCACACACTCCAAAGTCCAGTCTCAGCACCTCGGTGCTGGACCCCCGCCCCCCACAGGCCTTTTTGCTTGGTGTCAAAACATGTGGATCGCAGTGTAGCTCGTAGCTGCCGATTTCTGTAAAATGACTCGGGCAGTTTCCACGGAGACGCCCAGAAGCCCCCAGCCTTAATTATtcaattttgttgttgtttaaatcgCCCTGCGCTAAAGGAGGAGCCGTGTTTAAcgtcccagcatgcactgcacACTGAGGCGGGTGTGCTCACGGTGTCACAAGAGGTTCAAGCCTGTTTTTTTTGGGAGTCGTCAGCCCAGTGAGAGACATGTGGAGCAAGGTGGGCCCGGACGGGGCACGTACACAAACGtcctcacgcacacacagaaaatacacgcgcacacacacacaaaggaagcaCTAGTTGATTGAGAATGAGAGGACGGCCGTTAAAGTGCAGTATCTACATGTAACTCAAAAATCAAGACACCATCAccgtcgcctcctcctggagctgTAAATTTCCAAATTTCCCTGATAACACACAGTTGTGGTTGGCACCCTTGCCCTGAGTAGAAGGGCTGCAGCACCCCCTACTGGCCAAAGGGCGTTATAGCAGACAGTCACTGTTGAGATCTGGTTGGtgttcaactttttttcctttttttgtttttttttttttttaaatatatctcCATGCtacagctgaaaaaaaaaaatagatgcgTCCCAAAGATCTGGGTCCAGTTTTGTCTTTTCAGTTGTGCACAGAGACAAATGCCACCAACAGCTGAAAGAAACCTCCGCGTGGTCAAATCTCCTCGCAGCACAAaactagagaaaaaaaaaaaaaaaaaaaaaaaaaaaaagcgcttCCATGTGCAATTTGTTCCGGTGAGAAAACAGGCAGTCCTAGAGTCTGCAACATGTTTCATACAAGACAAATCcttggtttagaaaaaaaaaaaaaaaaaaaaaaaactttacataAAGTTTAGTTTGTGCAGTGTTGCATAACACCTTCACAGTCGGCTGATCTGGACTGCAATTCTTCTAAGGAAAACCAAGGGGACTTGTGCAAGCGGATGAGGCGCGGGGGGAGCTGTGCGCGGGCGAGCGGTGCCAAAAGCCGTGCCAGGGGAGTCGggtccaggctggaggaggcgctgccAAGGACGAGGCCGGCGCGCTTTGGGTCAAacgggggggaggtgggggcgACTCGGTAAATCCCCTAGGAATTAATTTTAGGAGTTAACGGCAGGACGTCTCCCTCCTCTGATTTGGGTCGTGGAAAAGCTTTGAAAATGTGTGGAAATCTACGAGTGaccactgaaaacacacacaccaacaatcAACAGGGGCACTTATGATTCTGGAGCTCCCCCAACATCTACGAAGGCATGCTAGATGGGTGGAGGGTTCTGAGGCGCAACAGAGGAGCGAAACATCGTTACTGCAGTGACAGGCGACGCCCGGAACCGTGTGCATCGAGGACCGGCACCGTGGACTGACCCGACGGGGCCGAGTCCACCTCTTACAGTGCGCGGCCTTTCCAGTCATACTTGGAACTTAAGGGATCACGTGTAGAAGAGGTCgagggaggagaagaatgaTTCTGCGGCTAGGTCCAGTGTTAATGGGAGGAACATTTGGGCTGCTGTGCAAGTGCTGAGGTTCTGGTATCGGTGCGTGCGGCTGTGCTCTACTCCTCCATGCACATGGGCAGGTTGACGAAGGTGAAGACGTTGTACTCGATCAtgatggagaagcagaggaagacggCGTACAGGACCAGCACGTAGATGCCCAGCTTCACGTCCAGCCTCCACTTGTTCAGGTGGATCCCCAGAACCTGCCAACGCAAACGGCGCCGATATGGTCACGTGCCAAACGAGCCCCTTCACGAGGTTCCGGGGGAACGGGGGCGTCGCGTATTTATGGGAAGAACACTGGATgtccacagacacactcaccgTGAGGGCCACGgaccccagcagcagcaccaccgaGTACACCAGCCCCCGGCTGTTGATCACCACCTCCGAGCCGTAGCTGACGCACGTGGTCTGTAGCGCCCACGGGACCCCCAGACCCACCAGGATGTCAAACACGTTGCTGCCAATCGTGTTGGACACGGCCATGTCCCCCAGACCTGCAACAACAGGACTGGTCAATGCGCCAGACGTGGGAGCATCCACTGCGTCCACGCCGATCCAGACGCCGTGTACCTGAACGCATCACGCCCGTCCAAACGCGCTTCGGAGGCGGAGCTTACCTTGCCGGGCCACGATGAGGCTGGCTATGCAGTCGGGGACGCTGGTGCCGGCCGCCAGGAACGTGATGCCCATAATGACATCAGGGATTCCCAGAGTGTAGCCAATTATCGTCACCTTAGCGGCGCGGAGCAGAGAAGTGGTCCATATTTAGCTTGAGCCAAGGCCATAATTCAATCTAGTGTCTGTTTAGCATTTGCCTTTACCATTACGGTGTATTTTTAGGTTGTTTTGCAGATTACACCCATCTCACTCACCATCCAGACCATGAAGTAGGAGAAGACTGCAATCCACACCGTGGACAGAATGAAGGACAGCATGAAGAACCTCTCCCAGCGAGGCTTGGCACAGTTTGGGACGGTTAAatacaggagcaggagcagcggccACGACAGCAGCCACTTCAACTTGCTGCCAATGCCTCCTGACGACCAAAACAACATCAAAGGTCACTGGGATTCTAACGGTCCCTGAACGCAACACGCTGATCCAGTACGTACTTGGAATGTGGAACGGGGAGATGGTGTCGTTCTGCTCGGCCTCCGACGGCTTGTCCTCGGGCACGTTTCCGTTCTCGATTTCCACCTTCCCGTCAATCACCTGCGTCTCCACACCGTTGGCAGCTTGGACCAACTTCTGACGCTTTATGAAAAGGGAAAGTAAGTCAAGGAGCACGCGAGCGGATGCATTTCGCAGGCAAAGCCGCTGGACCCGCTCCCGTCCAGCTGTACCTCTGTGATGATGAGGCGACTGGCCATGCGCAGGCGCGTCTTGGGTCCAAAGTTCCTGGTGACCATGACGCGGAGGCCGGCCTCTGGGAAGCGGAACTTGGAGGGGCTGGCGTTCATGATCTcgtccaccatcaccaccgAGCCGCGGCTGTAAGCTTTGCTGGGCTTCACTGGAGAGCGGACGGACACGTTACGAGACAAAATGGCCGCCCGTCGCCTTACGCTGCACCTACAGTCTATGAGAACCTACACTCTCTGCACCATGGTGGCGCCTCCATCTGGACTGTtttccccacaaacacacagcttctctGCAGTAATGTTTGACGGAACACACTCCAGTGTTGTCTTTCCAGGAAACCAACTGTGAATCATCACATGTAGGTTTGACCCATTTTAAAGTCTGCTTCACTCAGTCAATTTTGCAAATAATGACGTGCTCACTGCATATTAGCTTCTTGTATggttacatacagtaactatgAACGTGATAAAACCTTCTCTCGTCCATTTTAATCTATTGCTTCATCAAGTCGTAGACTTTACTCTGACTTATCTTGAGAAAGCTATTTTTATGTTCGCTACCAAATTGCCTGGTGCAGCTTTGAAGTTTCTTTGGGTCCATTAATACACTCAATTATtctcacagattaaaaaaaaaaaaaaaaagtctgactttgctgctgtgacctctgacatcCGGCTAATAAATACACATGATCAGTGCAGGCACTATTCAGACAATATGGATCAGAGTTCACAGAcagcctccatctcctcacTTGCCCTTTGCTCACAATTACCTTTGAGGACGCAGTGAAGAGGCAATTAAAGAAGTTCCACAGTTCACTTATTGGTTTAACTTGGCtttcatatcatatattatgcATGCAGGAATGCACATAAATTAACGGCGTAAACAGAGCCGGCGTAAACATTTCCTCTTGTGAATATCATTACCACTTCAGGAGCGAGTGGGTCTGAGCCCCGAGACCGGCGGAAGAAGTAGTAGCACGCAAGCAAAAAGAAGTGGCAGCACAACACTGTGGACAATAAGCGTGGAGAGGTTTAGTAAGGCTAAACAGACAGGCATGTTAACACTGACGCAGCCAAAGTGGGAAGCGTTAAATGTCGCTCATCAGAGGTCGATTAGAGTCAGGAGCAAGAAAGGAAGAAGTGGAAAACTGTGGCTCAGAGGAAAGCAGCAATATGTTATTCAGAGGTTTTCATGCCTTTAAGACCCTCAACAACAAAGTCCCCTGACATCAGACCGCAATACTCAACAAAAGATTACAGAACATTTTCATTAGGATggtctttttttccattttatgcCCGTGTATGCTCAGATAAGCTCCGGTTGCTTATCTCACAGAAAAGGACTTAGCGAGAGGCAGAGGAAATTAATGGATCGTTACGCTGAACCTTTCAAAATGGCGAACGCAGAGAGAAATGTGACTTCAGGTGCAGCGCTCACCAAGGTCAGAGGCCTGGTACTGACCTTAACATGAATTTTAGGATTCATGTTAAGGTCAGTACCAGGCTGTGGTCAGCAGCCAGTTACCAGAACCTGCTGGGGACCAGTTAGAACCCAACAGtgggaaaacatttaaatgcttgGTCCACTGATGATTCAATCTATACCGTCAATTAGGAAACGCCTTCATCTagggattattatttttcactTCCAGCTCAGTAACATAGCCGTGATATCGATCTTCTCATCTAAAtggtcagaaaaacaaaatgtcaaacaaCTGTTGGAAATAAATGTCAGCAGAATAGAGGATTGAagagtttaaaaagaaaacgttGAAAGCCACATGAGGAACCAGCCACAGTCTTCCAGAGAGTTGCAGTCAATCATCAAGACAGGATTATAAGTATTAGACTCGTTTTGTGAGGGAGGACTCAGCCTGTCTGATTAACCTTACCTGCAGAGAGCAAAGGCGATGACGGGTCGTCATCCCAAACATAGTCATAATTAGCATTACCGTCCTCCATCTCGCTGCTGGCCGCAGCGTTACCGTTGGCCACGTTGGCCGACTTCCCCATGAAAAACTTCTGCATGCTGGAGTTGAACCTGGTAAACAGACGGGAGATAATCCATAAATTAGAGCCGCTGAAATAGTTCAGCCCGGCCAGCAAAAAGGGGAGAGATGTTCAAAAGGCGAAATTAGCATGTGCAAATGGAGCCTGGGATAAAAAGCGTCTAAAATAACATTCACACCTCTGCAGAAGAAGTTTACAAACTCATTACacaaaaaagaaggaaaagactCTGGACCCGGACGGAAAAGGACAAGAAAGTCAGAAAAATGTTCAAAGGAGCCAATCACGAGGCTTTCATCAGCCACGCGGCCTCGCGGTCGGCCGTTCCATTCAAATGCATCAAAAATACGGAGCGCGGTGCTGCAGCCTTTGAACATAATGTGCAGATGTTACACTGGGAACATCAGAAGAATGACCCCTTTCACAAGTTcaacattaaaactaaaaatatctTGCATCGTCGCGGCATCATTTGCATGAAATTAGTCAGCGCTGCTATTTTAAGGCGAGATTTTACTTGAGGTTGTGGgatttttgttcagtttggaCCGTAAACGCAAACCAAAGCTTAGAGAAGTCCGAAATGTAACAAATGACATCAACTGGCATCAAACAGAGCCGTGGTTTTAATAAAGTGCGCACCAGGATCGGCTCATTAGCGTCTGGGCTTTTTCCCACCATCCTGCTGTTTTTTCCAGCAGCACGGGGGCTATTTGAGGAGCAAAAAGGCACAGAACACGCAGGCGAGGTCACCTGAGCGCGACCGCCGCGCTAAATAAAACCCGCCACCGCTAACGTCCGCGTCCGGCAGCACGGACGAGGAGAGGGGAGCGCTCCAGCTAAGCCCGAGCTCTCGGCCACTGCAGAGGGACAAAGATTAAACTCTTATGGCAGCGggagagcaggctgctgctgagtgcGACAGACACAGATTACCAGCAGGTTCTGGACGAGGAcggcttaaaaaaaaaaaaaaagatacgcTGCAGTAAAGCACTGCTTGGACTCAGACTGCTGCAGCGCGACGTCTGGGCAGAAGCTCCTCGTGGTGATGAACAGGAACGACTCACTTCATGACGAGGATGTACCCCGCGTACATGACCACCAGCACCAAGCTCTCCCACCTGAGGAGAGGAGCACAGCGTCAGTAACTCATCATCGTACGGACAGACAGCTCGGCCGGACGGGCAACTCACCACACGATCTTGTCGTCGTAGATGAACTGGAGACGTGGAGAGAGACATTTCTCGCGTTAGAACAAAGTTACCAACACGGTGCGCGGGGATTTGCGGGACTCACCGCAATCAACGCCACGACGGACAGGATGTAGTAGAAGGAGTCCCTGAACACGGCCCACCAGGTCAGCATCACCACCTGAGGATGAAGCCGTCTTAGCTCGGAGCGCGTGACCCGTTTACACCTGCGGCGCTTTGTTCCGCGCTTCCATTAAAGCCAGTTCTGAGAAAACTAACTGCAGCAGACGCTTTCGTGCccctcagcaaaaaaaaaaaaaaaaaaaaacacgtctgCCTCGCATGACTCTAGAAAGTCTATAAACAGAGGTCTGCAGTCTATAAACAGAatcatgcagctgcagcagccccccccccacacacacctgtccagCGAAGATCCCACACACACCGATGATGCACAGGATGTTGAAGACCGCTGAGCCGACGATGGTTCCCACCCCCACGTCGCCGTGGGTGATGAAGACACCTGCAGACGGGGGAGGCAGCCAATCAGAATCACCGGTGACACCGGCCACCTGTGCTAACGCTGCCGCTACGTTTGTGAGCGCGTACCGATGACGGATGCAAAAAGCTCCGGTGCGGAGCTGCCAGCCGCCATGAACGTGGCCCCGGCGACGTCTTCGCTCAGGTCCAGTTTCTGCAGACGGAGAGCGGCGTTTACACAAGCGGCGCCTGAGACAGCGAAAGGTGAGAAACAAGGCGGCGAGTACCTCGCAGATCTTCTCCAGCGCCGTCACAAAGTACTCGTCGCATGTGATGGCGAGGGCCAGGAACATGTAGAGAGCCTGGAGacgtgggggggagggggggggggggggg harbors:
- the slc24a4b gene encoding sodium/potassium/calcium exchanger 4 isoform X2: MERDDTDTGTDAGAASASKKTIMAKIFKVRKRREMLFVQVCFICSVLFVAWTMSALLTSTGHGMVVEGRPDLEHWGRRLMASEPDNETEAKNCSAPAIHEFPDDLFTNNERKTGAILLHILAALYMFLALAITCDEYFVTALEKICEKLDLSEDVAGATFMAAGSSAPELFASVIGVFITHGDVGVGTIVGSAVFNILCIIGVCGIFAGQVVMLTWWAVFRDSFYYILSVVALIAFIYDDKIVWWESLVLVVMYAGYILVMKFNSSMQKFFMGKSANVANGNAAASSEMEDVKPSKAYSRGSVVMVDEIMNASPSKFRFPEAGLRVMVTRNFGPKTRLRMASRLIITERQKLVQAANGVETQVIDGKVEIENGNVPEDKPSEAEQNDTISPFHIPRGIGSKLKWLLSWPLLLLLYLTVPNCAKPRWERFFMLSFILSTVWIAVFSYFMVWMVTIIGYTLGIPDVIMGITFLAAGTSVPDCIASLIVARQGLGDMAVSNTIGSNVFDILVGLGVPWALQTTCVSYGSEVVINSRGLVYSVVLLLGSVALTVLGIHLNKWRLDVKLGIYVLVLYAVFLCFSIMIEYNVFTFVNLPMCMEE
- the slc24a4b gene encoding sodium/potassium/calcium exchanger 4 isoform X1; translation: MERDDTDTGTDAGAASASKKTIMAKIFKVRKRREMLFVQVCFICSVLFVAWTMSALLTSTGHGMVVEGRPDLEHWGRRLMASEPDNETEAKNCSAPAIHEFPDDLFTNNERKTGAILLHILAALYMFLALAITCDEYFVTALEKICEKLDLSEDVAGATFMAAGSSAPELFASVIGVFITHGDVGVGTIVGSAVFNILCIIGVCGIFAGQVVMLTWWAVFRDSFYYILSVVALIAFIYDDKIVWWESLVLVVMYAGYILVMKFNSSMQKFFMGKSANVANGNAAASSEMEDGNANYDYVWDDDPSSPLLSAVKPSKAYSRGSVVMVDEIMNASPSKFRFPEAGLRVMVTRNFGPKTRLRMASRLIITERQKLVQAANGVETQVIDGKVEIENGNVPEDKPSEAEQNDTISPFHIPRGIGSKLKWLLSWPLLLLLYLTVPNCAKPRWERFFMLSFILSTVWIAVFSYFMVWMVTIIGYTLGIPDVIMGITFLAAGTSVPDCIASLIVARQGLGDMAVSNTIGSNVFDILVGLGVPWALQTTCVSYGSEVVINSRGLVYSVVLLLGSVALTVLGIHLNKWRLDVKLGIYVLVLYAVFLCFSIMIEYNVFTFVNLPMCMEE